From the genome of Ziziphus jujuba cultivar Dongzao chromosome 4, ASM3175591v1:
CATAGCCATggttcattttttgtttgtttacatTTCTTAGGAATGATTTTTGCTTCTAGTTTAATTTGTTGATCGATGATTGTCTCACAAACTGTTGGTGTGAATGCTCTGTTGAAAAACCAATGCCGTGCTATGTTTAAAATGGAGAAACTTTGGAACAAAATGTTTCAACATGTGAGATTTTCATCTGTATTAGTGCATTTTGTATTCGAGGTTCCAATATGCCAAGTTCTTGATGACCAAGAACTGATGCTGTTGATAATGAGTTCTTTTGGGGATGTGATGTTGGCAATTAAGATGTAGAGGATAACTGGATTCAAACTAGTTTTGCATCTGTGCTAGGATTTATCAAATGCTATATTGAAGCTGTAAGGTGGATGTGGGACCCATTGGTCACAATGATATGCTTCTGATCTATGTTTTATCACTCTCTTTTCATTGAGATAATTCTTCTATATATTATGGCACACTTTGCAATCATTGTAGCCTCTATGAAGTGACATATTTTAATTAcacatttgatatatttttttaaaattttccagaTAACAGAGTCCATAGTCCATGCAGTTCGAGTTGTAGTAAATAATAGCCACATGCTACAACTGCTTTGTTTAAAGGCAGATAACAACGTTTTTAGCAGTCTATATCTTCACTGATACACAAAACGATGAGGATTATTGCACTGCTGGTTCAAAGGCTGAACAAAAGAAGGCAGAGAAGATAGCTTTTGATGTGAATTTGGAGAAGTTTGACACTGCTGCAAAAATCAAGGTGATTAAAGAAGGGCCTTTACCAATCTAGGACTGAAGGAAGCTAAAGAGCTGGTTGAGAAGGCACTTGTTTTGCTTAAGCAAGGAGTTACCAAAGAAGAAGCAAATGACATGATAGAGAAGAGAAAGGCTGCTGGGGGAGTTGCAATTATGGAGTAAAAATTTTCTGCAATGGTTTTATATCCTTAGTTTTGTTGTAGTTGGTTTTATGGTATCATGAAaatctcaaatttcaaattatgaaaattttgtaatGTGGCTGCTTGGTGGACGTTCATTTGTCTTGGTGAAAAGATAGAaggaataaattatattttgagctTTCATGGTTGCAAAGTCATTAATCATACACCTTCATTCATATGGTGAAAAAATTTCTGCTTTAGTTTATTTGGGTTCTAAAGTGGAATCTAAATCTGCaaaatgtataattttattttaatttatttctaaaattatatattaatttaatttgtgggtattaaaaaaaatttaaaatttgcatgtaaatataaatatataaatttagaacTTTAATcagatataatattttttaaaaaaatataaatataatttttaaattttttatttttaaaaaaattaaaattaaaattataaaatagtccgATTCTGCACcaccaaatatgaaaaattagtcTATTATTTAATTCGAAATTATGTCAAACACagtactatattattttatcctaTTCGATCCCATCCGATCCGTACCTATCCTATCCGATCCAGTCCAATCCAAACGTATCCTGCATAGCAAACGCCAGCAAGTGGCTAGAAAGGAGTACGAATTGTCATTTAACATGACCATTAACAGAGTTTAGTCCGACGGATCCCGTTTTGACCTCACGTGCCCTGCCCGCCTCCACCCCGCACCCTCCAGAACCATTTAATTCacttattaaattttctttattgaacattttttatttgttttttttctatttttttaagtttaccAAGAATAAATATGCATGAATAATGAAACTGTTATTCAAAATTTACTTTGTCCATTTAGACTCAAAAAACACTCAGaaggacaaaaaaataataataataaaataaaatgaaataaaaaacaattaatgaaGTTGATTTTTAGATAAGTGGGTCCCACAAtacaatattttcttttggCCGATCACTTTGTCTTCTCTCCCGTCCTTTGTTCTCCCCTTTGCATTTTAGTAATTTGTCCTTGTTATTTACTAAAGTGCGCCACTACTCTTATCCTTCACTTTCCCCCACAATGACAGAcgcttttcctctctctctctattttgtCGTTGGATTTGTCATTTATCACATGTATTGAGggagaaaaaagaaacccaGAGATAATGGATGGATGGTTTCATGGTTGAGCTTAAgcattttcttgttctttttgtttttttttttcttttcatggtTTAGGTTGAATATGTGACGATTTTGTTATTTGGTGAAGTGGGTTTTTTCTAGACGGatctttggttttttatttttttcctgaaaGGTTTTGTTTTTTGAGATTTTTGGAACTAGTTTAATGGCTAGAAGTAATGAAGTCAACCTTAATGAGTCCAGGGTTTAAAaagttttggtttcttttttttaactttttttttttttttagatatagaCTTACGTTaagattttttttcaaaagatttGGCATTTGCTTCACTTTTAGCTTGTGCTTTGAAGCATTCTTTCTAgagttttgattggatttgttGATACAATCTAGGGCTTGTAATGGGTTTGATTCTCTGGTCGAAATTATGGATTTGATTAGTTTAATATGGTTGATTTTGGCTTTGTTGTTGAATATTTTGGAGGCTATATATGATTTGTGTACTTGGTAGACATTTTGGGCATGTTATTGACTCTGATCTCTGTTCTCTATCGAATGCTTTGCCAAAGCTAGTGTTTAGATGAAAAACAAGGTAGTTGAGAGGTGCAACCAGCTTttgaaacatgaaaaaaaaaaaaaaaaaaaaaaaggcaaaatgcATGGGGCCGTGCTGTTTTTTAACCAAAATGAacagtaaaaaaggaaaaaccgctTCTAGACAAAGGATATAAATAGTGTTGGATGCGACCCCAACCAATCCTATTTCTTtctaaaaatattgtttatatatatatatctatatatatatatatatatttttttttttttttttcacttaaaaagGCTTGGATCcgaccttttttttcttttggcttaAACTGGAAATTCATTCGAAaccaaaaaaagacaaaacaattAAAGTTGGATCCAGGGAGCTTCCTCAGGTGCACTTTTCTGGATCACTGTCTCAGTACACACACTAGGCAACCAAATTAGGTCTATAGGACCTACTACATAATAAGTTGCCGACCATTTGCTAACATTATGGGCCAAGTTGTTTGCTATTCTAGGAGCCCAACTGAATTTTACAATTTGGAAACTGGAAATATTAAGCATAATATTTGAGAAAAGGCTTTCTGAAGCCCATTGAATAAGGGATCTATCTTTCATGTGGAGTGCTTTAATGACTGTCTGGGCATCGGTTTCAAAAATCATCTTTGTCCACCCATGAACCTGGGCTCTGTGCATGGCTTTTGCAATAGCTTCTAACTCGGCTACTTCAGGGATGGAGACTTTCGATTTGAAGGAGTGTATTGACAGGACTTTTCCTTCTTCATTCCTGGCAATTATGGCTAGGAAGCAACCATTGGATCTCATCGTTGCATATGAATTTACTTTGATAAAACCGGCTGTCGGTTTTCTCCAAGAAAGACGGATGTGTCTGTCGGACACCTCCGGACTGTGGCTAGCACTAGCATCCCGTTTTGTTGCGTCGATCATCTCATTGACCTTTTTGCGTATCAAATCGGGAGTTAATTGCACATATGGAGACTCTATTGCATGGTAACTTGTATTCCTGATTTTCCATAAATATTCTAGCATGGTGGCGCCAAAGAAGAGGAATGTCTCTTTATCATCCTCATGTATGGGAATCAAGTCTGTTGGGTTGAACAGACAGTGGAGGAAGGACATGAGGTCATTGAGCCGCAGGGCTTCCCACCTTAAGCCCCAGGGACTCGCCAGCCAAATCTGCCGAGCCACTTCACACAGAAAGAAGACATGTATTTCGTCTTCGCTAT
Proteins encoded in this window:
- the LOC132803507 gene encoding uncharacterized protein LOC132803507, yielding MSVTHNECVHGCNYSEDEIHVFFLCEVARQIWLASPWGLRWEALRLNDLMSFLHCLFNPTDLIPIHEDDKETFLFFGATMLEYLWKIRNTSYHAIESPYVQLTPDLIRKKVNEMIDATKRDASASHSPEVSDRHIRLSWRKPTAGFIKVNSYATMRSNGCFLAIIARNEEGKVLSIHSFKSKVSIPEVAELEAIAKAMHRAQVHGWTKMIFETDAQTVIKALHMKDRSLIQWASESLFSNIMLNISSFQIVKFSWAPRIANNLAHNVSKWSATYYVVGPIDLIWLPSVCTETVIQKSAPEEAPWIQL